In Prunus dulcis chromosome 1, ALMONDv2, whole genome shotgun sequence, the following are encoded in one genomic region:
- the LOC117615353 gene encoding LOW QUALITY PROTEIN: type IV inositol polyphosphate 5-phosphatase 11 (The sequence of the model RefSeq protein was modified relative to this genomic sequence to represent the inferred CDS: substituted 1 base at 1 genomic stop codon) translates to MGNFSSIHAAKGRRFMIRRKPIQLGSLDSHGATMSHEGLKTVRVDNRCDFSSYSDLCICVVTWNMNGQVTYKDMAELVGNNRKFDLLVVGLQEVPRKNISRLLQAALLDSHILLGKSIMQSIHLYVFGLKDSDLFTKEVKIDKSPVGGFGGLIRRKKGAVAIRLNYKGITMVFISCHLSAHAQNVEKRNSEFRNVSESLFSQKLNPYARPAQITVWLGDLNYRIQGIGNYPARDLIHNDLQRLLTNNDQLXQEAERGQIFEGYSEGTLTFKPTYKYNIGSSNYDTSYKERMPSWTDRILFKTQDAEEIHVTLHSYEAMDDIHSSDHKPVKAHICLKLSKPS, encoded by the exons ATGGGAAATTTCAGCTCCATTCACGCTGCCAAAGG AAGAAGATTCATGATAAGGCGAAAACCAATACAGCTGGGTTCCCTGGACAGCCATGGTGCAACCATGTCGCATGAAGGATTAAAGACAGTAAGAGTAGACAACCGTTGTGATTTCTCAAGCTATTCAGATCTCTGTATTTGCGTCGTGACCTGGAACATGAATGGCCAG GTCACCTACAAAGATATGGCAGAGCTGGTTGGGAACAATCGGAAGTTTGATCTTTTGGTCGTAGGTCTGCAGGAGGTGCCCCGCAAAAATATTTCACGACTTTTACAGGCAGCGCTGCTTGACTCTCACAT CTTGTTGGgaaaatccatcatgcaatcCATACACCTCTATGTGTTTGGGCTAAAGGACTCAGATTTGTTCACCAAAG AAGTGAAGATTGATAAGAGTCCAGTAGGGGGCTTTGGAGGACTAATTAGGAGAAAGAAAGGAGCGGTGGCAATCCGCCTTAACTACAAAGGCATTACGATGGTGTTCATCTCTTGCCATCTCTCTG CTCATGCTCAGAACGTGGAGAAGAGAAATTCTGAATTCAGAAACGTATCTGAATCTCTTTTCTCACAGAAACTGAACCCTTATGCAAGACCTGCTCAAATTACTGTTTGGTTGGGAGATCTCAACTACAGGATACAAGGGATCGGCAACTATCCCGCAAGAGATCTCATACACAATGATCTTCAAAGA CTACTCACTAACAATGACCAGCTCTGACAAGAGGCTGAGAGAGGACAGATCTTCGAAGGTTATAGCGAGGGCACATTAACGTTTAAACccacatataaatataacatTGGAAGCAGCAATTATGATACAAGTTACAAG GAGAGAATGCCATCGTGGACGGATCGGATTTTGTTCAAGACTCAAGACGCGGAGGAAATCCATGTAACGTTGCATTCGTACGAAGCCATGGACGACATTCACAGTTCTGATCACAAGCCTGTCAAAGCTCATATATGTTTAAAGCTCAGCAAACCATCATAA
- the LOC117628166 gene encoding F-box/FBD/LRR-repeat protein At1g13570-like isoform X1: MMQRQPLKSPCKPQMELDRISNLPCHVAEQILSCLPIREAVRTSVLSSKWRYKWAMVAHLVFDNHCLSAQNRTTFVNIVDHVLLLHIGPIHKFKLSNRDFLATSDIDRWILHLSRSSIKEFILEIWKGNRYKMHSSVFSCQDMTHLELFNCLLRPPPTFKGFSRLKSLDLQHVTLAQDVFDNMVVRCPLLEKLTVMNFDGFTLLNIDAPNLQFFDVGGVFEDVNFKNTLNLAVVSIGLYEHVCNYQRRGPPGSSSHLLKFFAHLPRIQRLEIQSYFLKYLAIGTLPAKLPKPCLVLNYLSIRISFTDSDEILTAVCLLRSSPALQELEILVRPEDTTCAGTVNFQLDDNWNGPIARLRRVKINGIAGTKPELEFIRLLLLGSPALEKMTVKPASVNCGWEIVKKLLQYRRASVHAEIIYLDP; the protein is encoded by the exons ATG ATGCAAAGACAACCACTGAAGTCCCCTTGCAAACCGCAGATGGAGTTGGATAGGATTAGCAACTTACCGTGTCATGTAGCAGAACAAATTCTGTCGTGTTTGCCGATTAGGGAGGCAGTGAGGACAAGTGTTTTGTCAAGCAAGTGGAGGTACAAATGGGCTATGGTTGCGCATCTTGTGTTCGATAATCACTGTCTCTCGGCTCAAAACCGAACAACCTTTGTCAACATTGTTGATCATGTACTCTTACTTCACATTGGCCCCATACACAAGTTCAAGCTTTCAAATCGAGATTTTCTAGCCACTAGTGATATTGATCGATGGATTCTTCATCTATCAAGAAGCTCTATCAAAGAGTTCATACTTGAAATTTGGAAAGGGAATCGCTACAAGATGCACTCATCTGTATTTTCTTGCCAAGATATGACTCATTTGGAGTTATTTAATTGTTTGTTAAGACCTCCGCCAACATTCAAAGGCTTCAGCAGATTGAAGAGCCTTGATCTTCAGCATGTTACCTTGGCCCAAGACGTCTTTGATAATATGGTTGTTCGCTGTCCTCTGCTTGAGAAATTGACTGTGATGAACTTTGACGGTTTCACCCTTCTCAACATTGATGCACCAAATCTCCAATTCTTTGACGTTGGAGGTGTTTTTGAAGATGTTAATTTTAAGAATACCTTAAATCTTGCTGTAGTCTCCATTGGTTTGTACGAGCATGTTTGCAACTACCAAAGACGAGGGCCTCCTGGCAGTTCTAGCCATTTGCTCAAGTTTTTTGCTCACCTGCCTCGTATTCAAAGACTGGAAATTCAGAGTTACTTTTTAAAG TATTTGGCTATTGGTACCTTGCCAGCAAAGCTGCCTAAACCATGTCTAGTTCTGAATTATCTTTCTATTCGCATAAGCTTCACTGATTCAGATGAGATCTTAACTGCTGTGTGCCTTTTGAGAAGCTCCCCTGCTCTACAAGAATTAGAAATTTTG GTCCGGCCAGAGGATACAACTTGTGCAGGAACGGTTAACTTTCAGTTAGATGACAACTGGAATGGTCCAATTGCCCGACTCCGCCGTGTGAAAATAAACGGCATCGCTGGTACCAAACCCGAACTAGAATTCATCAGACTTCTACTTTTAGGTTCACCTGCGCTTGAGAAGATGACTGTTAAGCCCGCTTCTGTCAACTGTGGTTGGGAGATTGTAAAGAAGTTGCTTCAGTATAGGCGCGCCTCAGTACATGCAGAGATAATCTACTTGGACCCATGA
- the LOC117628166 gene encoding F-box/FBD/LRR-repeat protein At1g13570-like isoform X2 has protein sequence MQRQPLKSPCKPQMELDRISNLPCHVAEQILSCLPIREAVRTSVLSSKWRYKWAMVAHLVFDNHCLSAQNRTTFVNIVDHVLLLHIGPIHKFKLSNRDFLATSDIDRWILHLSRSSIKEFILEIWKGNRYKMHSSVFSCQDMTHLELFNCLLRPPPTFKGFSRLKSLDLQHVTLAQDVFDNMVVRCPLLEKLTVMNFDGFTLLNIDAPNLQFFDVGGVFEDVNFKNTLNLAVVSIGLYEHVCNYQRRGPPGSSSHLLKFFAHLPRIQRLEIQSYFLKYLAIGTLPAKLPKPCLVLNYLSIRISFTDSDEILTAVCLLRSSPALQELEILVRPEDTTCAGTVNFQLDDNWNGPIARLRRVKINGIAGTKPELEFIRLLLLGSPALEKMTVKPASVNCGWEIVKKLLQYRRASVHAEIIYLDP, from the exons ATGCAAAGACAACCACTGAAGTCCCCTTGCAAACCGCAGATGGAGTTGGATAGGATTAGCAACTTACCGTGTCATGTAGCAGAACAAATTCTGTCGTGTTTGCCGATTAGGGAGGCAGTGAGGACAAGTGTTTTGTCAAGCAAGTGGAGGTACAAATGGGCTATGGTTGCGCATCTTGTGTTCGATAATCACTGTCTCTCGGCTCAAAACCGAACAACCTTTGTCAACATTGTTGATCATGTACTCTTACTTCACATTGGCCCCATACACAAGTTCAAGCTTTCAAATCGAGATTTTCTAGCCACTAGTGATATTGATCGATGGATTCTTCATCTATCAAGAAGCTCTATCAAAGAGTTCATACTTGAAATTTGGAAAGGGAATCGCTACAAGATGCACTCATCTGTATTTTCTTGCCAAGATATGACTCATTTGGAGTTATTTAATTGTTTGTTAAGACCTCCGCCAACATTCAAAGGCTTCAGCAGATTGAAGAGCCTTGATCTTCAGCATGTTACCTTGGCCCAAGACGTCTTTGATAATATGGTTGTTCGCTGTCCTCTGCTTGAGAAATTGACTGTGATGAACTTTGACGGTTTCACCCTTCTCAACATTGATGCACCAAATCTCCAATTCTTTGACGTTGGAGGTGTTTTTGAAGATGTTAATTTTAAGAATACCTTAAATCTTGCTGTAGTCTCCATTGGTTTGTACGAGCATGTTTGCAACTACCAAAGACGAGGGCCTCCTGGCAGTTCTAGCCATTTGCTCAAGTTTTTTGCTCACCTGCCTCGTATTCAAAGACTGGAAATTCAGAGTTACTTTTTAAAG TATTTGGCTATTGGTACCTTGCCAGCAAAGCTGCCTAAACCATGTCTAGTTCTGAATTATCTTTCTATTCGCATAAGCTTCACTGATTCAGATGAGATCTTAACTGCTGTGTGCCTTTTGAGAAGCTCCCCTGCTCTACAAGAATTAGAAATTTTG GTCCGGCCAGAGGATACAACTTGTGCAGGAACGGTTAACTTTCAGTTAGATGACAACTGGAATGGTCCAATTGCCCGACTCCGCCGTGTGAAAATAAACGGCATCGCTGGTACCAAACCCGAACTAGAATTCATCAGACTTCTACTTTTAGGTTCACCTGCGCTTGAGAAGATGACTGTTAAGCCCGCTTCTGTCAACTGTGGTTGGGAGATTGTAAAGAAGTTGCTTCAGTATAGGCGCGCCTCAGTACATGCAGAGATAATCTACTTGGACCCATGA
- the LOC117628156 gene encoding protein DETOXIFICATION 33 — protein MDNNTPLLASNHSGHEQEEKVGIVKEFGIESKKLWKIAGPAIFTAICQYSLGALTQVFSGFVGDVELAAVSVENSVIAGLAFGVMLGMGSALETLCGQAYGAGQIRMLGIYMQRSWIILLVTACVLVPVYVWSPPILELVGETDQISEAAGKFALWMLPQLFAYALNFPIQKFLQAQRKVFVMAWISAVVLVLHAVFSWLLILKLGWGLIGAAVTLNTSWWLIVIAQLLYIFITKSDGAWSGFSWLAFADLFGFVKLSLASAVMLCLEFWYLMVLVVITGRLKNPLIPVDAISICMNINGWDAMIAIGFNAAISVRVSNELGAGNAKIAKFAVVVVSVTSVAIGVVCLAVVLTTRDYFPYLFTNSEAVAKETTQLALLLGVTVLLNSLQPVLSGVAVGAGWQALVAYINIGCYYIVGLPAGILLGFTFGFGVEGIWSGMIGGIALQTLILIVVVSLTNWNKEADEAESRVQKWGGGVAAQD, from the exons ATGGACAATAATACCCCGCTCCTCGCTTCGAACCACAGCGGCCATGAACAAGAAGAGAAAGTCGGCATTGTTAAGGAGTTCGGGATCGAGTCCAAGAAGCTATGGAAGATTGCGGGCCCGGCTATCTTCACCGCCATATGCCAGTACTCCTTGGGTGCTCTCACTCAGGTCTTTTCCGGGTTCGTCGGGGATGTCGAGCTAGCCGCCGTCTCCGTCGAGAACTCCGTCATCGCCGGCCTGGCTTTCGGTGTCATG CTGGGAATGGGGAGTGCACTGGAGACGCTGTGTGGGCAAGCATACGGTGCGGGGCAGATCAGGATGTTGGGGATATACATGCAGAGATCGTGGATCATTTTGCTGGTAACAGCTTGTGTTTTGGTGCCGGTCTATGTTTGGTCGCCTCCCATTCTTGAGCTGGTTGGAGAGACCGATCAGATCTCAGAGGCCGCCG GAAAGTTTGCTTTGTGGATGCTTCCACAATTGTTTGCCTACGCACTCAATTTTCCCATACAAAAGTTTTTGCAAGCACAGAGGAAGGTCTTTGTCATGGCCTGGATATCAGCTGTAGTGCTAGTATTACATGCAGTATTCAGCTGGTTGTTGATATTGAAGCTTGGGTGGGGCTTAATTGGGGCAGCAGTCACACTCAACACATCATGGTGGCTAATTGTTATTGCCCAATTGTTGTACATCTTCATCACCAAGTCAGATGGTGCTTGGAGTGGATTCTCTTGGCTTGCATTTGCAGACTTATTTGGCTTTGTTAAGCTCTCTTTAGCTTCTGCTGTCATGTTAtg CTTGGAATTCTGGTACTTGATGGTGCTAGTGGTTATAACAGGCCGTTTGAAGAACCCTTTGATCCCAGTTGATGCCATCTCTATTTG CATGAACATAAATGGATGGGATGCAATGATTGCGATTGGGTTTAATGCTGCAATAAG TGTGAGAGTATCAAATGAACTTGGAGCTGGAAATGCCAAGATAGCGAAATTTGCTGTGGTAGTGGTTTCCGTCACTTCAGTGGCTATAGGAGTGGTTTGCTTGGCTGTAGTTTTGACAACAAGAGATTATTTCCCGTACCTTTTCACCAACAGTGAAGCCGTTGCTAAGGAAACTACTCAACTTGCACTCTTGCTTGGAGTCACAGTCCTTCTCAACAGCCTTCAACCAGTCTTATCTG GTGTCGCTGTTGGAGCAGGATGGCAAGCTCTTGTTGCATACATCAACATTGGATGTTACTATATCGTCGGATTGCCAGCTGGAATACTTCTTGGATTCACATTTGGTTTTGGAGTGGAG GGTATTTGGTCAGGGATGATTGGTGGCATTGCCTTGCAAACCCTAATCTTGATCGTGGTCGTTTCCTTAACTAACTGGAACAAAGAA GCTGATGAAGCAGAGAGCCGTGTCCAGAAGTGGGGAGGAGGAGTAGCTGCACAGGATTAA